A portion of the Gossypium arboreum isolate Shixiya-1 chromosome 8, ASM2569848v2, whole genome shotgun sequence genome contains these proteins:
- the LOC108488521 gene encoding late embryogenesis abundant protein 6, whose translation MMHTMKEKISNMASSAKEHVNIGKAQLEEKLEKAPASTEEEKELAHERKKAKEARAKMELHQDMVKHIQEKMRAKQPQYLHGYGYDLDHDPTLERDETTAPPYHHTAHPPTHGHH comes from the exons ATGATGCACACAATGAAGGAGAAGATTAGCAACATGGCCAGTAGCGCCAAGGAGCATGTCAACATCGGCAAAGCTCAACTTGAAGAAAAG TTGGAGAAAGCACCGGCTTCTACAGAAGAAGAGAAGGAGTTGGCTCATGAGCGTAAAAAAGCCAAGGAAGCTCGAGCAAAGATGGAGTTGCATCAGGATATGGTCAAGCACATACAGGAGAAAATGAGGGCTAAACAACCCCAATATCTCCATGGCTATGGCTATGACCTTGATCATGACCCAACACTTGAAAGGGATGAAACCACCGCTCCTCCCTATCATCATACAGCGCATCCCCCAACTCACGGCCATCACTAG
- the LOC108470250 gene encoding uncharacterized protein LOC108470250, protein MRFFRRIAGLLGLARDDGQEVKDQENDPQNNSQTPNNPPVFQETGLPRRGFSVPVQVAAARPHPGPLLLPCTSSDGGVQGLKWYAKRLRIDEDGDVADEFLDEVLPQTSGSANAENEKAFPKFQVKYNTRVANVKTQVMSHDGKIQQCVEYQGRLQWI, encoded by the exons ATGCGATTCTTTAGAAGAATAGCGGGGCTGCTGGGCCTTGCCAGAGACGATGGCCAGGAAGTGAAAGACCAAGAAAATGACCCTCAAAACAATTCCCAAACACCCAACAACCCTCCAGTTTTCCAAGAAACTGGGCTTCCTAGAAGGGGCTTTAGCGTCCCTGTTCAGGTCGCTGCCGCTCGTCCCCATCCTGGTCCTCTCCTCCTCCCCTGCACTTCCTCTGACGGCGGCGTCCAG GGTCTGAAATGGTATGCAAAGCGTCTTAGGATAGATGAAGATGGAGACGTAGCGGATGAGTTCTTGGATGAAGTTTTGCCACAAACATCAGGGTCAGCTAATGCAGAAAATGAGAAGGCATTCCCCAAGTTCCAAGTGAAGTATAATACGAGAGTAGCCAATGTGAAGACCCAAGTCATGTCACATGATGGTAAAATCCAGCAGTGTGTAGAGTACCAAGGAAGATTACAATGGATATGA